A part of Gouania willdenowi unplaced genomic scaffold, fGouWil2.1 scaffold_434_arrow_ctg1, whole genome shotgun sequence genomic DNA contains:
- the LOC114460384 gene encoding uncharacterized protein LOC114460384, protein MTAQQHQLERSQRKDKVWIIGSSYIRRGEEAALKFFGDNLGLDANVHWFGKGGMRWEGVLPCFYGQLSTQGPPDILLVHAGGNNLGINSANSLAYTIKEDFTKLHIKFPAMKIIFSSINERRSWRYGKLSQIIRDRKTINHFVKRASVCFKGDVVEHPLLRFYKRSLFIPDGVHFSDEGNHLFLTSIRSTLQNFLKESKIPTRTISGATMPIRTFSVTKSSTATVSGHKKNITPISWP, encoded by the exons ATGACGGCCCAGCAGCATCAGCTTGAAAg ATCACAGAGAAAGGACAAAGTGTGGATAATCGGCTCCAGTTACATCCGGCGGGGCGAGGAGGCTGCACTAAAGTTTTTTGGAGACAATTTGGGACTGGACGCCAACGTGCACTGGTTTGGAAAAGGAGGGATGAGGTGGGAAGGAGTTCTGCCTTGTTTTTATGGTCAGCTTTCCACCCAGGGACCCCCTGACATCCTCCTGGTTCACGCCGGAGGAAACAACCTGGGCATAAACAGTGCAAATAGTCTGGCCTACACTATTAAAGAGGACTTTACCAAATTGCACATTAAATTCCCTGCAATGAAGATCATCTTCTCCTCCATTAATGAACGCAGATCCTGGAGGTACGGGAAGCTGTCCCAGATCATCAGGGACAGAAAAACCATCAATCATTTTGTCAAGAGGGCGTCTGTCTGTTTCAAAGGAGACGTTGTTGAACATCCTCTCCTGCGATTCTACAAACGATCACTGTTTATTCCAGACGGAGTTCATTTCTCTGATGAGGGAAACCACTTATTCTTGACAAGCATCCGCTCCACCCTCCAGAACTTTCTAAAGGAGTCAAAAATACCAACAAGGACCATCTCTGGGGCAACGATGCCAATAAGGACATTCTCAGTGACAAAAAGCAGTACAGCAACCGTCTCTGGACATAAAAAGAACATTACACCAATCAGCTGGccttga